In Deinococcus ruber, a genomic segment contains:
- a CDS encoding PIG-L family deacetylase: protein MYTTYGNPNPQPLDWLALAPHPDDAEIGVGGTLLRLARAGKRTGILELTRGEGGTLGDPDTREAECVAAAQLLGLSWRGQLELPDGGLMDIPEQARALAVALRLTRPRVLVVPHYLDRHPDHFGAYHLTKRAIHLAQLARAEVPGAAHRVSRVLLYQGNADIAANVLIDVEDVLPQWEAAIRAHVSQFSGAAISETVTPEIIERRRARLMYWGTLGRRRYCEAFESDGALLLEPEGL from the coding sequence ATGTACACCACTTATGGCAACCCCAATCCGCAGCCGCTCGACTGGCTGGCCCTGGCCCCTCATCCCGACGACGCCGAGATCGGTGTGGGAGGCACGCTGCTGCGTCTGGCGCGGGCGGGTAAGCGCACCGGCATTCTGGAACTGACACGCGGCGAGGGCGGCACGCTGGGCGACCCCGACACCCGTGAGGCCGAGTGCGTGGCAGCGGCGCAGCTGCTGGGCCTGAGCTGGCGCGGTCAACTGGAACTGCCCGACGGCGGCCTGATGGACATTCCCGAGCAGGCGCGTGCGCTGGCAGTGGCCCTGCGCCTGACCCGCCCCCGCGTGCTGGTGGTGCCGCATTATCTGGATCGTCACCCCGATCACTTCGGGGCGTACCACCTGACCAAACGGGCCATTCATCTGGCGCAGCTTGCCCGCGCCGAGGTGCCGGGGGCGGCGCACCGGGTTTCGCGGGTGCTGCTGTATCAGGGGAACGCCGACATTGCCGCCAATGTGCTGATCGATGTGGAAGACGTGCTGCCGCAGTGGGAAGCTGCGATTCGCGCCCATGTCAGCCAGTTTTCCGGGGCCGCCATCTCGGAGACTGTGACCCCGGAGATCATCGAGCGCCGCCGCGCCCGCCTGATGTACTGGGGCACACTGGGGCGGCGGCGCTACTGCGAGGCCTTCGAGAGCGACGGCGCACTGCTGCTGGAGCCGGAAGGGCTGTAA
- the rpmF gene encoding 50S ribosomal protein L32, whose protein sequence is MSKHPVPKKKTSKSKRDMRRSHHALTAPNLVECPHCHAKKLQHHVCGSCGYYDGRQILEVASD, encoded by the coding sequence ATGTCCAAGCACCCAGTCCCCAAGAAGAAGACCAGCAAGAGCAAGCGCGACATGCGCCGCAGCCACCACGCCCTGACCGCTCCCAACCTGGTAGAGTGCCCCCACTGCCACGCCAAGAAGCTTCAGCACCACGTCTGCGGGAGCTGCGGTTACTACGACGGTCGTCAGATCCTCGAAGTCGCCAGCGACTGA
- the moaC gene encoding cyclic pyranopterin monophosphate synthase MoaC, with translation MSELTHFADGQPRMVDVGGKASTARSATAEAWVILPLAARAALEGGQNAKGDPLTVARLAGILGAKRTAELVLLCHPLPISGVDMEVDLLPRGVRIRATVKTAGQTGVEMEALTAVSVAALNVYDMLKAASKAIVIEGVRLLAKSGGKSGEYRLEEGSGV, from the coding sequence ATGAGCGAACTGACACACTTTGCCGACGGTCAGCCGCGCATGGTCGATGTGGGCGGCAAGGCCAGCACCGCCCGCAGCGCCACTGCCGAAGCATGGGTCATTCTGCCGCTCGCCGCCAGGGCTGCGCTGGAAGGTGGGCAGAACGCCAAAGGCGACCCGCTGACGGTAGCGCGGCTGGCGGGCATTCTGGGGGCCAAGCGCACCGCCGAACTGGTGCTGCTGTGCCACCCCCTGCCGATCAGCGGCGTTGATATGGAGGTGGACTTGCTGCCGCGTGGCGTGCGAATTCGGGCCACCGTGAAGACCGCCGGGCAGACGGGCGTCGAGATGGAGGCGCTGACGGCGGTGAGCGTGGCGGCGCTGAACGTCTACGACATGCTCAAGGCGGCGAGCAAGGCCATTGTCATCGAGGGCGTGCGCCTGCTGGCAAAGAGCGGCGGCAAGAGCGGCGAGTACAGATTGGAAGAAGGCAGTGGGGTTTGA
- a CDS encoding DUF177 domain-containing protein: protein MNDDTPRIHLGSLLRGSGDASVSGEVQELHYEQAGKPQTLRFAVPAPYGIDVNPLEGNELWLQGYFEPTLDQECSRCLKPVTVPLDLKLGTLMQYRPAVQEPFLEEADSGEELLIFGNPDLDLSSYLAEMALLSSPLSVLHDPNCKGLCQVCGHDLNEGPCEHSAAVPIEQEHPTELGVPEGSQHAHQNPFAALQGLNLPDE, encoded by the coding sequence ATGAACGACGACACCCCAAGAATTCACCTCGGCAGTCTGCTGCGCGGCTCTGGAGATGCCAGTGTCAGCGGCGAGGTTCAGGAGCTTCATTACGAGCAGGCAGGCAAGCCGCAGACGCTGCGCTTTGCCGTTCCTGCCCCTTACGGCATCGATGTCAACCCGCTGGAAGGCAACGAGCTGTGGCTTCAGGGCTACTTCGAGCCGACGCTCGATCAGGAATGCTCACGCTGCCTGAAACCGGTGACAGTGCCCCTCGATCTGAAGCTCGGTACCCTGATGCAGTACCGCCCCGCCGTGCAGGAACCGTTTCTGGAAGAGGCCGACAGCGGTGAGGAACTGCTGATCTTCGGCAATCCCGACCTCGATCTGAGCAGCTACCTCGCTGAGATGGCGCTGCTGAGTTCGCCGCTGAGCGTGCTGCACGACCCCAACTGCAAGGGGCTGTGTCAGGTCTGCGGCCATGATCTGAACGAGGGGCCGTGCGAACATAGCGCCGCCGTGCCTATCGAGCAGGAACACCCAACTGAACTCGGCGTGCCGGAAGGCAGCCAACACGCGCACCAGAACCCGTTTGCAGCGTTGCAGGGCCTGAACCTGCCGGATGAATAA
- the rocF gene encoding arginase has translation MDISILGIPMDLGAGRRGVDMGPGALRNARLNAALRELGHRVHDLGDVAVTIPETVDRLESQGLIFKDSILNACTESYRRLSALGPEVFPISIGGDHSMSMGTVPGASQGRRTGLIWVDAHTDYNTPGSSPSGNIHGMPVAHLTGLGDPQLSSIGGAGWRVDPSDIVMIGIRSVDTAERQLVREAGIKVYTMKDVDQMGISRIAHETLERLSGVERLHVSFDADALDPTLCPGVGTPVPGGLSYREGHLLMELFAESRRVTSLDIVEVNPTLDTRNATAEVMVGMAASLMGQQIM, from the coding sequence ATGGACATTTCAATTCTGGGGATTCCGATGGATCTGGGAGCCGGGCGGCGCGGCGTGGACATGGGGCCGGGAGCGCTCCGCAACGCCCGCCTGAATGCCGCGCTGCGCGAGCTGGGCCACCGCGTTCACGATCTGGGCGACGTGGCCGTGACCATTCCCGAAACGGTCGACCGCCTCGAATCGCAGGGCCTGATCTTCAAAGACAGCATTCTGAACGCCTGCACCGAGAGCTACCGGCGACTGAGTGCGCTGGGGCCGGAAGTCTTTCCGATCAGCATCGGCGGCGACCACAGCATGAGCATGGGCACCGTGCCGGGCGCGTCGCAGGGCAGGCGCACCGGCTTGATCTGGGTCGATGCCCACACCGATTACAACACGCCGGGCAGCAGCCCCAGCGGCAATATTCACGGCATGCCCGTCGCACACCTGACCGGCCTGGGCGACCCGCAACTCAGCAGCATCGGGGGAGCAGGCTGGCGAGTCGATCCCTCAGATATCGTGATGATCGGGATTCGCAGCGTGGACACCGCCGAGCGCCAACTGGTACGCGAGGCGGGCATCAAGGTCTACACCATGAAAGACGTTGATCAGATGGGCATTTCGCGCATCGCCCATGAAACGCTGGAGCGCCTGAGTGGGGTGGAGCGGCTGCACGTCTCGTTCGACGCCGACGCCCTCGATCCGACCCTCTGCCCCGGCGTGGGCACCCCCGTTCCTGGCGGCCTCAGCTACCGCGAAGGCCACCTGCTGATGGAACTGTTTGCCGAGTCGCGGCGCGTGACCAGTCTCGACATCGTGGAAGTCAATCCGACGCTCGATACACGCAACGCCACCGCCGAGGTAATGGTGGGCATGGCCGCGAGCCTGATGGGGCAGCAGATCATGTAA
- a CDS encoding PIG-L deacetylase family protein, producing MTRLLSRRVQRRRELLWLLSGLLLIGGLYLAFRVQLSTLPADALAAGNDLLKVRRVLAVVAHPDDLEWYIGGTLRRLADQGARVVVIVATDGEKGPNRTGATNLAATRRAEQAAAGRVLGYAHIYSLGLPDRGASQGSRLLAELRRIYAQEQPEAVFAFDPALPALPYLHPDHQGSARVFLEFWRGLGTGHPPVYLFQTRRPNVAVDISSVIDIKARALAQHVTQNGGSAGMMPRLFAGDGRQVGVRYAELFRALR from the coding sequence ATGACGCGTCTGCTTTCCCGCCGTGTTCAACGCCGCCGAGAGCTTCTGTGGCTTCTGTCGGGCCTGCTGCTGATCGGCGGCCTGTATCTGGCGTTCCGTGTGCAGCTCAGCACCTTACCTGCCGACGCGCTGGCTGCTGGAAACGATCTGTTGAAGGTACGCCGGGTGCTGGCAGTGGTGGCCCATCCGGACGATCTGGAATGGTACATCGGCGGCACGCTGCGGCGGCTGGCCGATCAGGGTGCTCGTGTTGTGGTCATCGTTGCCACCGACGGCGAGAAGGGGCCAAACCGCACGGGTGCCACAAATCTGGCTGCCACCCGCCGAGCAGAGCAGGCCGCCGCCGGGCGCGTGCTGGGTTATGCTCACATCTATTCGCTTGGGCTGCCCGACCGTGGCGCGTCTCAAGGCTCTCGCCTGCTGGCAGAGCTGCGGCGCATCTATGCCCAGGAACAGCCCGAAGCGGTCTTCGCCTTCGATCCGGCCCTTCCTGCTCTCCCCTACCTGCACCCCGACCATCAGGGGTCGGCGCGGGTCTTTCTGGAATTCTGGCGCGGCCTGGGGACTGGGCATCCTCCGGTCTACCTCTTCCAGACCCGGCGGCCCAACGTGGCGGTCGATATCAGCAGCGTCATCGACATCAAGGCCAGGGCACTGGCGCAGCATGTGACCCAGAATGGCGGCAGCGCCGGAATGATGCCCCGGCTGTTTGCAGGCGACGGACGACAGGTGGGC